In Prescottella soli, a genomic segment contains:
- the cysD gene encoding sulfate adenylyltransferase subunit CysD: MTPLASPSTYELSHLQALEAEAVHIFREVAATFERPVLLFSGGKDSVVMLHVAAKAFWPAALPFPVMHVDTGHNFDEVIEFRDRTVEGLGLRLVVASVEDDIAAGRVVDETGPRASRNRLQTHSLLRGIRENKFDAVFGGARRDEEKARAKERVFSFRDEFGQWDPKAQRPELWNLYNGRHRRGEHIRVFPLSNWTELDIWQYILEEEIELPSIYYAHRRPVVERDGMLLAHTRFLALLPGEEARAELVRFRTVGDATCTGCVESSAATAAEVVTEVAASRITERGATRADDRISEAGMEDRKKEGYF, from the coding sequence CCGAGAGGTAGCCGCGACGTTCGAGCGTCCGGTCCTGCTGTTCTCCGGCGGCAAGGACTCCGTGGTGATGCTCCACGTCGCCGCCAAGGCGTTCTGGCCGGCGGCGCTGCCGTTCCCGGTGATGCACGTCGACACCGGTCACAACTTCGACGAGGTGATCGAGTTCCGCGACCGGACCGTCGAAGGGCTCGGCCTGCGGCTCGTGGTGGCGAGCGTCGAGGACGACATCGCGGCCGGACGGGTCGTCGACGAGACCGGGCCGCGTGCCAGCCGCAACCGCCTGCAGACGCATTCGCTGCTGCGCGGCATCCGGGAGAACAAGTTCGACGCCGTCTTCGGCGGTGCGCGCCGCGACGAGGAGAAGGCCCGCGCCAAGGAGCGCGTCTTCAGCTTCCGCGACGAGTTCGGCCAGTGGGATCCCAAGGCGCAACGACCCGAACTGTGGAATCTCTACAACGGGCGGCATCGCCGGGGCGAGCACATCCGGGTCTTCCCGCTGTCGAACTGGACCGAGCTCGACATCTGGCAGTACATCCTCGAGGAGGAGATCGAGCTGCCGTCGATCTACTACGCGCACCGGCGTCCGGTCGTCGAGCGCGACGGAATGCTGCTGGCGCACACGCGGTTCCTGGCCCTGTTGCCGGGGGAGGAGGCGCGCGCGGAACTCGTGCGGTTCCGCACCGTCGGCGACGCGACGTGCACCGGCTGCGTCGAGTCGTCGGCGGCCACCGCCGCCGAGGTCGTGACCGAGGTCGCGGCCAGCCGCATCACCGAGCGCGGCGCCACCCGCGCGGACGACCGGATCTCCGAGGCCGGCATGGAGGATCGCAAGAAGGAGGGGTACTTCTGA